The Punica granatum isolate Tunisia-2019 chromosome 4, ASM765513v2, whole genome shotgun sequence sequence CATGCGCAATGCCCTTttggaaaatggaaaatcCATCTTCGAATTACAAGGAGAAAGAAGACAACATGACGGATATGCAGAGTAGATTAACCAAATGCATGATTCCGCAGGTTTTCCATCGAAGCTGACTGCAGGACAGCAAAGAGAAGAATTTCGTAACTTATCCTATGTTAGGTTCATGAAAGTGTTGATTCTCTGTAACATTTTCACATGAATTCTGTGATTTGCCAATTAAATTGCTGTCCAGGTTGACACAGCTCCAAGATATTAACAATGGCCGATCCAAGAACTCGAAATTGGAAATGGACATAGCTCCTTATCCATATTTCAACTACTTTACATTTAAAACCAGACATCGCTACGAGAGAGTATTAATTCTGCAATTCGATCACTGGCTTCCCTTAGAATTAATAATATTCTGGGGTTCATATAGCCCTGCTACCATCCTTCTGAGCAGCTGTATTCACCTGCTTGGAGAGATAGGCCTCATAGATCTCCACTACTAGCCGGGGAGCCTTCTCCACAAGCTCCGTGTACTCGTCCAGCCTTGTCAGCTTGTCCATGTTCTCCGTGATCAGCCCCAACGCCATGTCGAGCAGGTGCTTCGCATTGTGCTGGTGGGCGAAAGAGTAGCTCATGACCGAGTTGTCCCAGTTCAACTTTGAGACCAGGAACTTCTCGCAGTACGACTTGAGGTGCTTCACCTGGTACTTCTCAGCCAGTACTAGAAGCTCGGAAGCGAGATGCTCGTCAATGCAAGCTTCTGCTGTGTACATGAAGTTCACAAAGGCCCGCAGGGCCTCGTAGGATGCATCGGTGATTTTGATGGTCCCGCTTTGGCTCTCTGTCATCTCGTTCTCAAGCATTGCTTTGAACACGGGCGAACGATTCGCCTGCACGAATTTGAAATTATCTAAAATTCATATCGAACATATATAAATCATTCCGAACAATAAGACGTCGTAATTTCCAAAATTGTGGAAATACAGTCAAAGATTCAgaacattatttttaaatttttttttaggtaataTGGTCGGGATCATTAGTGACAAACTTGCCGCCCCGGCTACGCAATGTCCGGACTCTTGTATTCAACCACGAACATGTCAGACAACCAGCGCAACAGAACATTATTGTTAAATAAGCATGAACATCACTATGaatctaaaattaaaaattttgggtcaatatatatatatatatatatattttggaaatGATAACTACGCTTAACTTACCAGAACGATCCGGTGGGCCGGCACGGGGGCGGAGGGCTCCGACTCTTCGGAGGCGACCAGAACGACGTCGTAGAAGCCGAGCGCGTGCGATCGGCTGCCGCTAGGGTTTTCGGTCGGTGACCAGAACCTGAGGAAGGTGAGTTTCGACTTCAGGTCCTCGATCTCCCGCTTGAGCTCCTCCTCCGTCTCGCTCGCCTCCTCGTAGCACTCCTTGCACGTGCCGGCGTCCCCTGTCCCATACTCCTCCTTGCACGACAGGCACCTCATCTTCGGCGgcggctgctgctgctgcgcGGCCGGCGCTGTCACCATGCCCCCGTGGCTGCCGAACCCGAACGACATCTCCGTCTTAGAGTTCGGCGGTGCAATTCCCCCGCCTTCAGCTACCCGGTTGAATACTACGCCGGAGAGGTCGGCGAGAGTTTGGGAAAAGAATCAGAATCTGATAATAGATGATGACAGATGACTATGAGTGAACTCCAAAGAACGAATTGCTATCCAGTCCATCAATAATCTCTTATTTCAATAGGGTcattttattcataattttctaaTCAAGCCTCTGTACTTATTATTTGTTACTCAATCAGACCCTTTTTGGTCCTATTCTCAATATTCTAGCCTCTGTACTTATTATTTGTAGTCAATTAGATCCTTTTCGATCCTATTCTCAATCTTCTACAAATGAACATTGCCTTTTCGTCATAGGATTAATGTAGCGTTTGGTAATGCAGTACAATTTAACTGTATTACCATTTCAAAATAgtatagaaaaaagaatttattattaaatagaaaaaagataaagaataatgattattttattgaattgACGGAAGAATTGAGTGGAGTTagggaatttattattaaaaaataaattgtaaaaaaaatatgtgtgagaatttattattgaatatGAGAAATAGACAATATAGTAATgttatgttgttaaattagagaaaaaaatgaagtatAATGGAGTTAAACTCTATTACAAAACGAGCTaatatgtttggttttaaaataaaattttactcCACTTCACTctatttttccctttatttaacaacacaataattatatatattttttctttttcttcaatttaataataaattctctcaaatactttttcttaatcattattacaaCTAATTGTTTAGtcacttttttgttttataacTCGATTTCAAAACCTAAATGAAAGATGTAAAATTCCACTAGACTTACACAGACTTGAGTTCATCTGTACTCAAAAGTTTAAACTGATTGGTTGCTGGACTTAAACACCATACAATCCTACGAGTTgtttctcaaatttttctgTGTGAGACAACATATCTTAACCAaagaattcaattgaattattCTCAAACTAGTTGAATTCGTGCACGTAGATCCCAAACGGAACGTCAAGGAACATGGGAGGAATGTGCAAGAGGGGGAATACAAACAACACCGACAACCCGAGTCTAGTTGAGTGAGAGGTTCTTTGTCATTCGAAACCACAAATTTCTACTGCACGCTGCAATCACAAGGAGAAGGAACGAACGTGGAAGATTAGCTAGGGACTTCATTTTCTTGGAAGTAAATTTTACATGTTTACGCAAATCTCACAGAATTCATGGCATGCTATAGCAATTTTCCAGGCAATGCTTAGGAAGAGCTATCCCCTCATCATGAAGACCTAATTAAGAGGGGTGCAATATAGCCCGAGCTTCACGAGCCTGGTTCGACTAGAGAACTCAGGCTTGATTCTTGGCTTGAGCTTGACCAAGGTAGTGTCATGCCTCAGGCTCGAGAACTCAGCTCAAAGTCATTGCTTAATGTAATTAAGTTTGATTCGATATCCCACATCTATGACTCGATATGGGTCTGGCCATGATTTAGCCGTATTCTATTAGATAACAGGTAATTTACATGCGAAAGCCGAGTTCATGTCCATCTGGGGAGATCTTTGAGCTCGAGTTTACGGTTGAGATCAAGGTAGCCTGTGATGTGTGAAGCCATCACCTGTTGGACTTCTCTTGTGTTCTGTTCCTTAACTGTTCTCTTGTGTTCTGGTTGAAGAATCTATGATAGTATGAGCTAATTAACTGGACTTGTTGGTCACGTCGAGTATATATATCCGGCAACTTATTGGCAATGGACAAAGGTGGCCAATGGACCAAATTGTGCCTTAGGGAGAGCAAGCCTGTGGTCTTCATCAAAGTTACGATAACTTGAACAACATGCAATTCAAATTAAAGCTTTCTTATTTGATATACTCTTGACACGCAACAATGGAAACTTTTGCTGTAGACATCAAATATGCATTTTACAGAGACACCTAATGGACCGAAAAATCACCACCTCGGATTATGCTACTGACATAGATCACCAAACCTAACCTCCACATAAGACTCGGACATGGACAATGACACATGACAAGAGGAAACAAAAGGCGAAGACGCTAGGACATCTCAGACACTCGAGTAACATCATTATGTGACTTTTGGTTCACAGCATAAGGATGTACAATCTTGAGTAACTTTAGCTTTTCATGGAAACGTTTGATGTGGAAATTCTACGATCGTGGATACTGTTTTATTTGATTTGGATTATTGATATCCTTGATCTGTTGGGATTTATTCTGTGAAGAAATGGAAGACCTCACTGCTCGAATGTGATGGAAACTCTTAAAGAAGGAAGGATATATGGCAATCTGGCAAAAGCCTCTAAATAATAGTTGCTATCTCAATCGAAGGGGGACGCAACCGCCATTATGTGATCACAGAGATGATCCTGATGATGTATGGTAATTTCTGCTTTCAGCTTCATATGACTTTTTGTTCCATTATTCTGTTAAAATTAGATTCCATGCTAGCTGTcgcatttttcttcttcctttgtAAAATATCCACTAGGCCTATAAGCGCTCGGGCTCATCTCCAACCAAAAAGCTCGAGCTGGTATGTTCTCTTCCACACTTGAGCAAGGGGGTCAAACCAACAGCAAGCCGGGCCTGGTGTAGCGTGGGCCTCGCACGGGCTCGCCAAAGACAAACTCGCTTTGATATCATGTGAAAATACCCACTAGGTTTATAAGTGATTGGGCTCATCTTCAATCCAAAAGCTCGAGTTAGTAGGTTGTGAAACTCAATCTCTAATAAACCCGTtgatttctctttaatttttccgtGTGAGATAATCTCTCTCAAAATCCTTATGTTTTTTTACCTGAAAGCATTTTTCTATAGTATATAAATAGTCATTTAGCTATTTAAGATGATTATCTTTCCATTACGATCCTAAATGATCTGGTCACCCTCAGACACAAAGTACAGAAATTTAGACTGGACAATGCATTAAGATCGATAATTGTTCCTTTACAGGTTTGTTGGTCTGAAGGCATGCATTACTCGATTACCTGAAAATGGCTTTGGGTCTAATATCTCTGCTTGGCCTGCTCGCCTCCATAATCCTTCAGAGAGGCTTCAAACCATAAATATGGAGGGCTCCATATCGAGGAAGGACATGTTCAGGGCCGAGTCGAAATACTGGAATGATATAATAGACAGTTATGTTCGAGTCTACCACTGGGGAGATCTGCAACTACGAAATGTCATGGACATGAGGGCTGGGTTTGGATTGGAGGGTATGAAATCATCTTAAGGGTTCCTCAGTCTCCATTCTTTTCAATAACTTAAAACAACAAAGTGTATGAGAAGTTGCAAAAGTCGCGAAGTTTACCTTCTTCCCTTCTCATGTTCTCACCAGATTCGCAGCAGCGCTTTACGATCTTCACATTGATTCTGGGTTATGAATGTTGTTCCTGTCAGTGGCTTCAACACTCTGCCAGTTCTATAAGACCGTGGACTTATCGGAGTCATGCATGACTGGTATGTCTTCCAAGAGCTTCACCTATGGATTGAGAAAAACACGAAAATCTGTTTCTTCTTGCTAAACTTGACATATTTCAGTTGTCAAATTCGGGGAAGATGTCATCTTGAACTTCTAAAATCCTCAATGCATTTTCCTTGTTACCTTTCAATCTGTATTTCTCATGTCGAAATTCGTTTTTTTTCAAAGGTGTGAGCCATTTGATACGTACCCAAGAACCTACGACTTGCTCCATGCAGCGGGTCTGTTCTCTGTTGAGCGAAAGAGCTTACCACGCAATTAATTGGTTGATCATTTCCCACGGACTTatcattgttattattatgCTGAGAACTGTTGTTATTGCATATAGATGTAACATCACGACCATTATGCTCGAGATGGATCGGATCTTAAGACCAGGAGGGCGCGTCTATATACAAGACTCAGTTGCACTAATGGACGAACTCCAGGCATTTGCAAATGCCATGGATGGGTGCCTGCGATACATGACACGACGAGGGTCCTCATGCGAGTTTGAAGATCTTAATGTGCGAGAAACGGCTTTGATACgatgataatatttttttgagcTTGAGAGGACACGTGCAATGCCCTTTTGGAAGATGGAAAATCCATCTTCGAGTTCCAAGGACAAAGAAGATGACACGACGGATATGCAGAGTAGATTAACCAAATGAATGAATTTGGAGGTTTTCCATCGAAGCTGACTGCAGGAAAGCAAAGAGAAACCGCACGGTCTGGCCGTTTAAGTACATAGGAAAGAGCAGAATTTTTTAACTTATCCTATGTTAGGTTCCTGAAAGTGGTGATTCTCTATAACATTTTCACATGAATTCTGTGACTTTGTCAGTTAAATTGCTGTCCAGGTTGACACAGCTCCAAGATATTAACAATGGCCGATCCAAGAACTCGAAATTGGAAGTGGACATAGCCCCTTATCCACATCTCAACTCCTTTACATTTAAAACCAGGCATCGCTAGGAGAGCAACCCGAAATTTGAACAATATTACTGTTGAGTATTATTTCGGCAATTCGATCACTGGCTTCCCTTAGGCCGCCCCATAATATTCTGGGTTAAATATAGCCGTGCTACTATCCTTCTGAGCATCTTTATTCACCTGCTTGGAGAGATAGGCCTCATAGATTTCCACTACTAGCCGGGGAGCCTTCTCCACAAGCTCCATGTACTCGTCACGCCTTGTCAGCTTGTCCATGTTCTCCGTGATCGTCCCGCGCTCATTCTTCGAGACGGATCACGTGATGAACGAAGAACCGGGAACCACTATGGACTTGATGGCTCTACGAAGTTGGGTTTGAAGAGAAGATCGCAGAGGAAAACATCAAAAAGGCTCTTGATTTATAGCCAGATGAAAGAGGCTTCCCATTCACGCCTCACTTTTTTCCCGCCAAAACATGAAAACTCAGGTAACCTTTCCCCCTCCCTCGTGGAAGAAGCAGTCCATCTTAAAATTGATCCCAGCTGATGttattcaattcatttcaatTAAATCCATTACTATTCCAAACAACATAATTCCATTTAAAATTTAAGTGAACTAAATTGAACCGAATTGAATATTGAATACAAATGAACTCAAATTGTGTTATAGACTAAACGGAGTCCAATCCAAAAGACTAGTCTATTAAGCGGGAAAACCCATTTAATCTATAAAGTATAAACCCCACATCAATTGCCCATACAATCAATGTGGGACAAATCCCATACCTTGTAATTGGTTCAATCCATAACGAATTGATTCTTATAAGAATTGATTCCAAGCGGGGTATATGAAAAGCATGCCATCAACATTTAATAGAAACACGACTGAACTATAGATTGGTGCATGAAAGACTGAACTAAAGATTGGTGCACAAAACTGAGTAATTTCCGAGGAAATGCCATGAAGAACTGAGCAATTTTCCAACTTGACTGGAAGTTCAGAAGAAAATGGTCGCGTTTGCACTTATAATTTACATTTAAATGTGAACATCACTGGATTTGCAGAGGGCAATTGCTTTGATGAGCAGCACACGGCTTGAACTCGAATTACACATATCCTTGTTCCTTAAGGAACCTGCAATTTTGACAAACATTCTGAAGATAAATCGAAAAACACATTGCAATCCCTAGTATGTCTGTGGAAGATCATGAGAATTGCCGAGGGAAATTTACCCCTGCATTCATCTAGTCGTCTTTTAAGTTCTCTTAATGAAATCTAAAAGAGTGAATGACAAGACACTCCTTTCTTCTCCTCCATATAGATTCACCAGGTCTTGCTTGCTCTTCAAGCCACCTTAGCTCAAATTATAAAGTAATCAACTCTCAAGGGGAAATTCTGAACTTTCACTGGCCATTGACTCGTTTATGATTTCGCATGCGGGTTCTACCCCTCCACGGAAGAGACGCATCGTTCGTGGGATTCTCAAGCCAGTCTGCTGTGGCGCACCGCCCGAAGCATCCTAAAGCTGGGAAGACGAGTAATCCCGAGATTGTCCTGCTTCAAAACTACTCGAAACATACATATGTCAAGCAGGGATACTAATTGatttatgtgatttttttcttttcctttccgtTCACCCTTTATTAATCTGTCTAAGTCTAAATAAAGGAAACTAAATCCTCCAATTACCATCCCCTCTCTTCACCTCCCTCCATTCCTTCCTTTccctccttttcctttctcccCTTCCTTTCTCTTGACCAAGGAATAAAATTCCTTtcataaaatgaaaagtaattCTATCGAGATAAAAATACTTCATGACCCATTTTAGAATATGAAAGGAGTTCATATTTGCGCTCCAAGATATTAACAATGGCCAATCCAAGAACTCGAAATTGGAAATGGACACAGCCCCTTATCCATATTTCAACTACTTTACATTTAAAACCAGACATCGCTTCGAGAGCAACCCGAAATTTGAACAATATTACTGTTGAGTATTATTTTGGCAATTCGATCACTGGCTTCCCTTAGGCCACCCCATAATATTCTTGGTTAAATATAGCCGTGCTTCTATCCTTCTGAGCATCTTTATTCACCTGCTTGGAGAGATAGGCCTCATAGATTTCCACTACTAGCCGGGGAGCCTTCTAAACAAGCTCCATAATATTCTTGGTTAAATATAGCCGTGCTTCTATCCTTCTCAGCATCTTAATTCACCTGCTTGGAGAGACAGGCCTCATAGATTTCCACTACTAGCCAGGGAGCCTTCTCCACAAGCTCCATGTACTCGTCCCGCCTTGTCAGCTTGTCCATGTTCTCCGTGATCAGCTGCAACGCCACGTCGAGCAGGTGCTTTGCATTGTGCTGGTGGGCGAAAGCGTAGCTCATGACCGAGTTTTCCCAGTTCAACTTTGAGACCAGGAACTTCTCGCAGTACGATTTGAGGTGCTTCCCCTGGTACTTCTCAGCCAGTACTAGAAGCTCAGAAGCGAGATGCTGGTCAACGCAAGCTTCTGCTGTGTACATGAAGTTCACAATGGCCCGCAGGGCCTCGTAGGATGCATCGGTGATATTGATGGTCCCGCTTTGCTTCTCCATCATATTGTTCTCAAGCATTGCTTTGAACACAGGCGAACGATTCGCCTGCACGAATTTGAAATCATCTAAAATTCATATCGAACATGTATAAATCATTCTGAACAATCATAAAACGTCATAATTGCCAAAATTGTAGAAATACAGCCAAAGATTCAGAAcattattgttttctttttatatgtaAGATGGTGAACAACAGTAGTGGCGACCTTACCGCCTTCGCTACGCAATGTCCGGACTATTCAACCGTGAACATATCAGACAACCGGTGCATCAGAACATTATTGTTAAATAAACATGAACATCACTATGAAtctaaaat is a genomic window containing:
- the LOC116202932 gene encoding BTB/POZ domain-containing protein At4g08455-like, yielding MSFGFGSHGGMVTAPAAQQQQPPPKMRCLSCKEEYGTGDAGTCKECYEEASETEEELKREIEDLKSKLTFLRFWSPTENPSGSRSHALGFYDVVLVASEESEPSAPVPAHRIVLANRSPVFKAMLENEMTESQSGTIKITDASYEALRAFVNFMYTAEACIDEHLASELLVLAEKYQVKHLKSYCEKFLVSKLNWDNSVMSYSFAHQHNAKHLLDMALGLITENMDKLTRLDEYTELVEKAPRLVVEIYEAYLSKQVNTAAQKDGSRAI
- the LOC116206259 gene encoding BTB/POZ domain-containing protein At4g08455-like, whose amino-acid sequence is MYFPFVVGFLRRGNCTPRTLRRSMRRQQQPPPKMRCLSCEEEYGTGDAGTCKECHEDLKSKLAFLRFWSPSENPSGSRSHALGFSDVVLVASKESGPSAPVPAHRVILANRSPVFKAMLENNMMEKQSGTINITDASYEALRAIVNFMYTAEACVDQHLASELLVLAEKYQGKHLKSYCEKFLVSKLNWENSVMSYAFAHQHNAKHLLDVALQLITENMDKLTRRDEYMELVEKAPWLVVEIYEACLSKQVN